From a region of the Aeoliella mucimassa genome:
- a CDS encoding lamin tail domain-containing protein, which translates to MAVFRKRHHNSRTKSHASRRNRGSRLRMEQLEDRRLLAVVINEIHYNSADNTSFEEFIELYNTSSEPVDLSGWEFTDGIDYTFAEGQTIAGNGYVVLAQDPATLLSEFGTVATGMYAGGLSNGGERVALSDSSGNLIDEVEYSTTFPWPISPDGEGMSMELVNPNLDNNLGSNWRPAFTEPLFASPDDGSTSDLVSGLVHRWSFSGNLEDSVGGDDATLVDPAGITEFVNGRLDVSRNSGQLSNQVPFESGAYVDLPNGIISDLGESATFEWWGTVTRNRTWAEIFSFGTSDGGEDSSSSASGQSYITLIPRADSGDLRLSHRNGTTSVETSIDWSQSPNTNTEYHFAVVWDGASDTQSLYVNGQLVGQSSTTLDLADLNDNNNWLGRSQWNDPLFDGYHNEFRIYNQALSSSALAESYEAGPNAVFAGPTINSFEANQSSIVSGETVVLTWNVTDATSLTITPDVGDVTNRSGTTVSPTETTTYVLIATNNEGTTSRAVTITVEPQRATPGAANATLADNAAPAIASIDTSGGDTSESIGVVTAEVSDPDGVASVELQYQIVLPGEYIPARLPVDVDALVANATLLPTANPEYFDLANWTTIVMVDDGTGEDAVAGDGIYTASIPAQAHRTLVRYRIEVSDTLGATAMAPYADDASLNFAYFVYDGIPDYVDNNNQLLADADALDSLPVYHLLTRAEDIAEANAWDSDDQIPQGTEARYTFNWGGTIVYNGKVYDNIQYRPRGANGRYYGEGKRSMRFRFNDGNWFEPLDQDGEPYPEQWKTLTTGKGFDNHSTLTYSLNEAITLQLSNMLGLPAIETHWFQFRVIDDSAEAPDQWNGDFWGINFALEDYDKRFLDAHDLEEGNLYKLNNQTQDAERQLDYQAPNAVSDGSDFNYVEYAMGRASDKIEYRVDLEKYFIYHALSEAVRHYDYWPTANKNMAYYFAPNYTAEKDYKGELWLLLWDTDASWGPTWNEGKDLVYDALFENFDPSYADSLIKPAYYNTLRELRDLIWQPDQLEGMINELVSNILPLEAADRARWQGAPDSAGNYDGLSGAGSVSLSNLVQDMLNFAFVGGNWPSGGTNSTGYVGPGGRAAYLDDQLVNSGEEALIPETPVITYVGDPGMAADELAFEATTFADPQGNNTFGAMEWRISQVTPVSAGLDTDLEFLDEWTASWTSGELTTYSSTIAPSSSAVTAGEIYRARVRYQDDTGRWSHWSDPVEFVAAEANGSTTLAITELHYHPNNSSLVDEDDQEFIEILNTGSTTIDLTGVQITDFASTPYVFSPGQMLAPGEYMVIARTPEVFEAVYGTNVNLALDGFGDRNLSNGGETISLLDASGNVIQSFTYSDDTPWPTTADGDGPSLEIIDPLGDANDPLNWRASRYDGGSPGVEALSIPGDYDLSGVVDQNDYLLWKSQIGSRVAIAGAGADGNRDGVVSLGDYTIWRDNLGAIAEVASIGSPEVAAVSSTTEPAAPPVVVEILEPEQEQELQAEPQEYLPTDPSPAPAADAQTTNSTTTTLPQVAQMQLPASSGSQARQVAIEQLFSNSDPTDPALLWAPRFARRHEVRQSSVDQSPRKLVATPAAVDSLDSQDLEIDWRWQLSTKRR; encoded by the coding sequence ATGGCGGTATTTCGAAAGCGGCACCACAACTCTCGCACCAAATCTCATGCGTCGCGTCGTAACAGAGGTTCGCGCCTGCGCATGGAGCAGTTGGAAGACCGTCGTCTTCTAGCGGTGGTGATTAATGAGATTCACTACAATTCGGCCGACAACACCAGCTTTGAAGAGTTCATCGAACTCTACAATACGTCGTCGGAACCGGTGGACTTATCGGGCTGGGAATTCACCGACGGCATCGACTACACGTTTGCCGAAGGGCAAACGATCGCCGGCAACGGGTACGTTGTCTTGGCCCAGGATCCCGCGACTCTGCTTTCTGAGTTTGGCACCGTTGCCACTGGTATGTACGCAGGCGGCTTGAGCAACGGCGGCGAGCGTGTTGCGTTGTCGGACAGTAGTGGCAACCTGATCGACGAAGTCGAGTACAGCACGACCTTCCCCTGGCCAATCTCCCCTGATGGCGAGGGGATGTCGATGGAATTGGTGAATCCCAACCTCGACAACAACCTCGGCAGCAACTGGCGTCCTGCTTTCACCGAACCTTTGTTCGCCAGCCCCGACGATGGTTCCACCTCGGACTTGGTGAGTGGACTCGTGCATCGCTGGAGCTTCTCCGGCAATCTCGAAGACAGCGTCGGTGGCGATGATGCCACACTGGTCGACCCTGCTGGCATTACAGAGTTCGTCAACGGCCGACTGGATGTCTCACGCAATTCGGGCCAACTCTCGAATCAGGTACCTTTCGAATCGGGAGCCTACGTCGACCTGCCTAACGGCATTATCTCCGATCTTGGCGAGAGCGCTACGTTCGAATGGTGGGGTACAGTGACCCGCAATCGCACCTGGGCCGAGATCTTCTCGTTCGGCACCAGCGACGGTGGCGAAGACAGCTCCTCCAGCGCGTCGGGCCAGAGTTACATCACACTCATCCCCCGCGCCGACTCGGGCGATCTTCGACTTTCCCATCGCAATGGAACTACCAGTGTAGAAACCTCGATCGACTGGTCGCAATCACCAAACACGAACACCGAGTATCACTTTGCCGTTGTCTGGGATGGAGCATCAGACACCCAGTCGCTTTACGTCAACGGTCAACTGGTGGGACAAAGCTCCACCACGCTTGATCTGGCCGATCTAAACGACAACAACAACTGGCTCGGACGCTCGCAATGGAACGATCCGCTGTTCGACGGCTATCACAACGAGTTTCGCATCTACAATCAGGCTCTTAGTAGCTCAGCGCTTGCCGAAAGTTACGAAGCGGGTCCGAATGCGGTATTCGCGGGGCCAACGATAAACTCGTTTGAAGCCAATCAAAGCTCGATCGTCAGCGGCGAGACCGTCGTACTCACCTGGAATGTGACCGACGCCACCTCGCTCACTATCACACCTGATGTAGGGGACGTTACCAATCGGTCGGGGACCACAGTCAGTCCCACCGAGACAACTACTTACGTATTGATTGCGACCAACAACGAGGGCACCACCTCGCGGGCAGTCACCATTACCGTAGAACCGCAGCGTGCAACTCCAGGAGCGGCAAACGCCACGCTGGCAGACAACGCAGCCCCTGCGATTGCATCGATCGACACCTCTGGTGGCGACACGTCTGAGAGTATTGGAGTCGTTACTGCGGAAGTCTCCGATCCCGACGGGGTTGCCTCGGTTGAATTGCAGTATCAGATCGTGCTACCAGGCGAGTATATCCCCGCTCGCTTGCCCGTGGACGTCGACGCTCTGGTCGCGAACGCCACGCTGCTTCCTACGGCTAATCCCGAGTACTTCGACCTGGCAAATTGGACTACCATCGTGATGGTGGACGATGGTACGGGAGAAGACGCGGTAGCTGGCGACGGCATCTACACCGCGTCGATACCGGCCCAAGCTCACCGCACGCTGGTGCGATATCGTATCGAAGTGTCCGACACGCTTGGCGCTACCGCGATGGCTCCCTACGCCGACGATGCTTCGCTGAACTTTGCTTACTTTGTCTACGATGGCATTCCCGACTATGTCGACAATAACAACCAGCTGCTAGCCGATGCCGATGCGTTGGACTCGTTGCCGGTTTATCACTTGCTGACTCGTGCCGAAGACATAGCCGAAGCCAACGCCTGGGATTCCGACGACCAGATCCCCCAAGGCACCGAGGCTCGCTACACGTTCAACTGGGGCGGCACCATTGTCTACAACGGCAAAGTCTACGACAACATCCAATATCGCCCTCGCGGAGCGAACGGCCGCTACTACGGCGAAGGCAAACGGAGCATGCGATTCCGTTTCAACGATGGCAATTGGTTCGAACCTCTCGACCAGGATGGTGAGCCGTATCCCGAACAATGGAAAACGCTGACCACAGGCAAGGGATTCGACAACCACTCAACGTTAACTTACTCGCTGAACGAAGCCATCACGCTGCAACTCAGCAACATGCTTGGTTTGCCAGCGATCGAAACGCACTGGTTCCAATTCCGCGTGATCGACGATTCCGCCGAAGCTCCTGATCAATGGAACGGGGATTTCTGGGGAATCAACTTCGCCCTTGAGGACTACGACAAACGCTTCCTCGATGCGCATGACCTGGAGGAAGGCAACCTTTACAAACTCAACAATCAGACACAAGACGCCGAGCGTCAACTCGATTACCAGGCACCGAACGCGGTGTCAGACGGGTCGGATTTCAACTACGTTGAGTACGCGATGGGCCGGGCGAGCGACAAAATTGAGTATCGTGTCGACCTCGAGAAGTACTTCATCTACCACGCCTTGTCCGAAGCAGTTCGCCATTACGACTATTGGCCCACGGCCAACAAGAACATGGCCTACTACTTTGCGCCGAACTACACCGCTGAGAAAGACTACAAAGGGGAGCTTTGGCTGCTGCTTTGGGATACCGATGCCAGCTGGGGTCCGACTTGGAACGAGGGCAAAGACCTGGTTTACGACGCCCTGTTCGAGAATTTCGATCCGTCGTACGCCGACAGCCTGATCAAACCCGCGTACTACAACACCCTACGTGAACTGCGTGACCTAATCTGGCAGCCTGACCAACTTGAGGGCATGATCAACGAACTGGTTTCGAATATCCTGCCGCTCGAAGCTGCGGATCGCGCTCGCTGGCAAGGAGCTCCCGATTCCGCTGGCAACTACGATGGTCTCAGCGGCGCTGGCTCCGTGTCGCTGTCGAATCTCGTGCAGGACATGCTGAACTTCGCGTTCGTGGGAGGAAACTGGCCCAGCGGAGGCACCAATTCCACCGGCTACGTCGGTCCTGGCGGTCGGGCGGCGTATCTTGATGATCAACTCGTCAACTCTGGCGAAGAAGCCCTCATTCCCGAAACACCGGTAATCACCTACGTCGGCGATCCCGGCATGGCGGCCGACGAGCTCGCGTTCGAAGCCACGACGTTCGCCGACCCTCAGGGGAATAACACCTTCGGTGCGATGGAATGGCGAATCTCGCAAGTCACTCCCGTATCCGCGGGACTTGATACCGACCTGGAGTTCCTCGACGAGTGGACCGCCAGCTGGACTTCGGGAGAGCTCACAACCTACAGTTCCACAATTGCCCCTTCCAGCTCAGCTGTCACTGCGGGAGAAATCTATCGCGCTCGTGTTCGCTATCAGGACGACACCGGGCGGTGGAGCCACTGGTCGGATCCCGTTGAGTTTGTCGCGGCAGAAGCCAACGGCTCAACCACACTGGCGATTACCGAACTGCATTACCATCCAAACAACTCCAGCCTTGTCGATGAAGACGATCAAGAATTCATCGAAATCCTGAACACCGGAAGCACAACAATCGACTTGACCGGAGTGCAGATCACCGACTTTGCCTCGACCCCCTACGTATTCTCGCCGGGCCAGATGCTGGCACCAGGAGAGTACATGGTAATCGCCCGCACTCCGGAGGTGTTCGAAGCCGTCTATGGAACGAACGTCAATCTAGCCCTCGATGGATTTGGTGACCGTAATCTCAGTAACGGCGGCGAAACTATCTCGCTGCTTGACGCATCGGGCAACGTGATCCAGAGCTTTACCTACAGCGACGACACCCCCTGGCCCACTACTGCTGATGGCGATGGCCCTTCTCTGGAGATCATCGATCCGCTGGGGGATGCGAACGACCCGCTCAACTGGAGAGCAAGTCGCTACGATGGCGGTTCCCCAGGGGTCGAAGCACTCTCGATCCCCGGCGACTACGACTTAAGCGGGGTTGTTGATCAGAACGACTACCTCCTCTGGAAGTCACAGATCGGCTCTAGGGTCGCCATTGCTGGAGCAGGTGCCGATGGCAACCGCGACGGAGTGGTTAGCCTTGGCGACTACACGATCTGGCGTGACAACCTTGGTGCAATTGCCGAGGTGGCCAGTATTGGTTCGCCGGAAGTCGCTGCCGTGTCGAGTACCACGGAACCCGCAGCTCCCCCCGTGGTTGTTGAGATCCTGGAGCCGGAACAAGAGCAAGAACTGCAAGCAGAACCACAAGAGTACTTGCCAACAGATCCATCGCCCGCACCTGCGGCCGATGCACAGACGACGAATTCCACCACAACGACCCTTCCGCAAGTAGCTCAGATGCAGCTGCCAGCGAGCAGCGGGTCTCAAGCACGTCAAGTAGCGATCGAACAGCTCTTCAGCAATTCGGACCCAACCGATCCCGCACTGCTCTGGGCCCCTCGCTTCGCTCGTCGACATGAAGTCCGCCAAAGCTCGGTCGACCAATCTCCCCGGAAACTGGTTGCCACCCCCGCAGCGGTCGATTCCCTTGACTCTCAGGATCTTGAGATCGATTGGCGTTGGCAACTTTCTACCAAGCGAAGGTAA
- a CDS encoding TetR/AcrR family transcriptional regulator: MLNLSDTESRILRVACDVFAREGFRNADVQVIADLAGVGKGTVYRHFGNKEQLFLAASKHAVEEVAAHIWKDVIGDADPDDVLANIGTTNMLRKIAASYASYYQRKPGVVELMIQERAEFRQSVFPTHLMHRAEHRGGLERLFQRGMERGELRDFETGPVADAFADMLYGSVVNGCLDGGHQHLPERVACAVEIFINGLACSPIHEE; encoded by the coding sequence ATGCTCAACCTCAGCGATACGGAATCCCGAATTCTTCGAGTCGCCTGCGACGTATTTGCCAGAGAAGGTTTTCGCAACGCCGACGTGCAGGTGATTGCTGATCTCGCGGGGGTCGGCAAAGGGACAGTCTACCGACACTTTGGCAACAAAGAGCAGCTGTTTCTAGCTGCCTCGAAGCACGCGGTCGAAGAAGTGGCAGCCCACATATGGAAAGACGTAATCGGCGATGCTGATCCCGACGATGTACTGGCTAACATCGGTACGACAAACATGCTTCGCAAGATCGCCGCTTCATACGCTTCGTACTATCAGCGAAAGCCCGGGGTAGTAGAGTTGATGATCCAAGAGCGGGCGGAGTTCCGGCAGTCGGTCTTTCCAACCCACTTGATGCATCGCGCCGAACATCGTGGCGGGTTGGAACGACTATTCCAACGCGGGATGGAACGAGGAGAGCTACGCGATTTCGAAACGGGGCCAGTTGCCGATGCCTTCGCCGACATGCTGTATGGCAGCGTGGTGAATGGTTGCCTCGATGGAGGGCATCAGCATCTGCCCGAACGAGTGGCATGTGCCGTGGAGATCTTCATCAACGGCTTGGCTTGTTCACCAATCCATGAAGAGTAA
- a CDS encoding efflux RND transporter periplasmic adaptor subunit, with the protein MKSQRLDMQTALTGFLATLLLVTAGCNQPAPTEQEAAAYQIQTTSISVRVAPVMHQSLVTEKEFTGNLLPRRVTRIMAEVPGVVAEIPQVGAKFDIVVEGKHYSEQLGLTYGQPVTKGDLLLQLDTRDYEVDLQMAQAKLAKASADLAKLESWERAEEVTRLSALQAEAAARLEQAKRDRDRMQQLLPTHAISQAEFEESELAVATASAAVDSAAALVKRAQAGPTEEEIAVQRALVSQAEAEVEQSKIELSKTTLLAPYDGVITAINVEVGERVAASGDVLVELMDLSYLVAEIGIPESFVGAVKVGDQASVLASGSVEPVTGLVVAINERVDLETRTFRARVAIDNANARFKAGQFARVRIPFRPTTEETLVVPSEAIVFIEGQPHVYAVENGRAIAKQIELGLATDTSTQVVAGLAGDELVITDDPTLVTDQSEVVVESPPSTVVVYKQP; encoded by the coding sequence ATGAAATCACAACGACTTGACATGCAGACTGCTCTGACAGGATTCTTGGCAACTCTTTTGCTAGTGACTGCAGGCTGTAACCAGCCCGCTCCCACCGAGCAAGAAGCGGCTGCGTATCAGATTCAAACAACTAGCATCTCGGTACGCGTGGCTCCGGTCATGCATCAATCGCTTGTCACTGAGAAAGAGTTCACTGGCAACCTGCTTCCCCGCCGTGTCACCCGTATTATGGCCGAAGTGCCCGGCGTGGTTGCCGAGATCCCTCAAGTAGGAGCCAAGTTCGATATCGTCGTCGAGGGCAAGCACTACTCCGAGCAACTCGGTCTGACCTACGGCCAGCCGGTTACCAAGGGGGATCTGCTACTGCAGCTCGACACACGTGATTACGAAGTAGATCTGCAAATGGCTCAAGCAAAGCTGGCGAAAGCTTCGGCAGATCTAGCGAAGCTCGAATCGTGGGAGCGCGCCGAGGAAGTCACTCGGCTAAGTGCGTTACAAGCCGAGGCCGCTGCCCGACTCGAGCAAGCGAAGCGAGATCGCGATCGCATGCAGCAACTGCTGCCGACACATGCGATTTCGCAAGCCGAGTTCGAAGAGAGCGAGCTAGCGGTGGCCACCGCCAGTGCGGCTGTGGATAGTGCCGCCGCGTTAGTGAAGCGAGCCCAGGCAGGCCCGACCGAAGAAGAAATTGCGGTACAGCGGGCCCTGGTATCGCAGGCCGAAGCCGAAGTCGAGCAAAGCAAGATCGAACTCTCCAAGACCACGCTGCTGGCCCCTTACGACGGAGTGATCACCGCCATCAATGTGGAAGTTGGTGAGCGAGTCGCCGCGTCGGGTGATGTGCTCGTCGAACTCATGGACCTTAGCTATTTGGTGGCCGAGATCGGTATTCCTGAGTCGTTCGTCGGGGCCGTGAAAGTTGGCGATCAGGCCTCCGTACTCGCTTCGGGAAGTGTCGAGCCGGTTACCGGGCTGGTGGTCGCAATAAACGAACGCGTGGATCTCGAAACGCGCACTTTCCGCGCCCGAGTCGCCATCGACAACGCGAACGCCCGCTTCAAGGCAGGCCAGTTCGCTCGCGTTCGAATCCCCTTCCGACCCACGACCGAGGAAACGCTCGTCGTTCCCTCGGAAGCTATCGTGTTTATCGAAGGCCAGCCGCACGTTTATGCGGTAGAGAACGGTCGGGCGATCGCCAAACAGATCGAGTTGGGACTCGCTACCGATACCTCCACACAGGTGGTAGCCGGACTCGCTGGCGACGAACTTGTGATCACCGATGATCCCACGCTTGTCACCGATCAATCGGAAGTCGTCGTCGAGTCTCCTCCGTCCACGGTTGTCGTTTACAAGCAGCCATAG
- a CDS encoding efflux RND transporter permease subunit, protein MKLSETAVQRPVLTLMVFSALIVFGMVAYRTLGVALYPDVDIPVVTVTVTYEGAAPHTVETEVTEVLEESLSTISGIKSMRSETSEGLSQVFLEFELKRDIDIAAQDVRDKVSSVQYELPSEAEAPIIEKLDPDATPILGIVLAGKGSVRDISEIADDIVKPAIEGIDGVGGVQLSGDREREVRIWLRVNDLTSYNLAAQDVVDALREGNIEVPGGRLEAGESDLVVKTKGKLNDVADFRRMVITRRNGHAIRLEQVAYVEDGLEDRHSLARLNGQLAVSLSVRQQSGANMVVVANEVKATLDKIRDSLPEGYDLLVVQDNSAFVERSVDEAQSELVRGAALAVLVILLFLRSIRGSLVAAVTIPATIVSTYAFMMAFGFTLNTMTLLALTISVGMVIDDSIVVLENTWRHMQEGKPRLHAAVAAMDEIGFAVIATSLSIAAVFVPVAFMDGLIGQFFFEFGMTITFTVIISTLIALFLSPMLCSQLLKLSASHGRLYQISENLLTGIESLYSWVLGVALRARWLVVLVAMGVFLASCTLLPLIGKEFTPAADEGQFQVQLEAPVGSSVDRTAKLAGQVEAILATLPAVEDIYTTIGGQYEGQTTVAQVMVRMVDRSQRATSQSKAMELARERLAPYSHLRITVDPIARLGGGGMRSAPVQYNLRGDDLNQLTQIADTLVETLKATEGFVDVNTTSQSGKPERPC, encoded by the coding sequence ATGAAACTGTCCGAAACTGCCGTTCAGCGACCGGTGCTCACCCTCATGGTGTTCTCGGCGCTCATCGTGTTTGGCATGGTTGCCTACCGCACGCTCGGCGTCGCGCTCTATCCAGACGTAGATATTCCCGTCGTCACGGTCACGGTTACCTACGAAGGGGCTGCTCCCCACACCGTAGAGACCGAGGTAACCGAGGTGCTGGAGGAATCACTAAGTACGATCAGCGGCATCAAATCGATGCGTAGCGAAACCAGCGAGGGGCTCTCGCAGGTGTTTCTGGAGTTCGAACTCAAACGCGATATCGATATCGCTGCTCAGGATGTTCGAGACAAGGTCTCCTCGGTGCAGTACGAGCTTCCTTCCGAAGCCGAGGCTCCCATTATCGAGAAGCTGGATCCCGACGCGACCCCGATTCTGGGAATCGTGCTGGCAGGTAAAGGCTCGGTGCGCGATATCTCTGAGATTGCCGACGATATCGTGAAACCGGCCATCGAAGGAATCGATGGAGTGGGTGGTGTGCAACTATCCGGAGATCGCGAGCGGGAGGTCCGCATCTGGTTGCGAGTGAATGATCTAACCTCGTACAACCTCGCTGCTCAGGACGTTGTAGACGCCCTACGGGAAGGCAATATCGAGGTACCAGGAGGACGTCTCGAAGCGGGAGAGTCGGACCTGGTAGTCAAAACCAAAGGCAAGCTGAACGACGTGGCAGATTTTCGCCGCATGGTGATCACCCGCCGCAACGGACATGCCATTCGTCTCGAGCAAGTTGCCTACGTCGAAGATGGTCTCGAAGATCGCCACAGCCTGGCTCGCCTAAACGGGCAACTAGCCGTATCGCTTTCGGTCCGCCAGCAGTCGGGCGCGAACATGGTGGTCGTGGCGAACGAAGTGAAGGCAACTTTAGACAAGATTCGCGACTCGTTACCAGAAGGGTACGACTTGCTGGTTGTCCAAGACAATTCTGCCTTCGTAGAACGGAGTGTAGACGAAGCACAAAGCGAACTGGTCCGAGGGGCAGCACTCGCGGTGCTGGTGATACTACTTTTTCTGCGGAGTATTCGAGGCTCACTTGTGGCGGCAGTCACGATTCCGGCCACAATTGTATCGACCTATGCTTTTATGATGGCGTTCGGCTTCACGCTGAATACCATGACCCTGCTCGCGCTTACCATTTCGGTCGGCATGGTGATCGACGACTCGATCGTGGTGCTCGAAAACACCTGGCGACACATGCAAGAAGGCAAGCCGCGACTGCATGCGGCCGTGGCGGCGATGGACGAAATCGGCTTTGCGGTTATTGCGACATCACTCTCCATCGCAGCGGTGTTTGTGCCTGTCGCCTTCATGGATGGGCTTATCGGGCAATTCTTCTTCGAGTTCGGAATGACCATCACCTTTACGGTGATCATTTCAACGCTGATCGCCCTCTTCCTCTCGCCGATGCTCTGCTCGCAACTTCTAAAACTGAGCGCTTCGCACGGTCGCCTTTACCAGATTTCCGAAAACCTACTCACCGGTATCGAATCGCTTTACTCATGGGTGCTGGGCGTGGCTCTCCGTGCCCGCTGGCTTGTAGTGCTGGTAGCGATGGGAGTATTTCTCGCCAGTTGCACGCTGCTGCCGTTGATCGGTAAAGAGTTCACCCCCGCTGCTGACGAGGGGCAGTTTCAAGTACAACTCGAAGCTCCAGTTGGTTCGTCGGTGGACCGCACCGCTAAGCTGGCCGGGCAGGTCGAGGCCATTCTTGCGACGCTTCCGGCTGTAGAGGACATTTATACAACCATTGGTGGACAGTACGAAGGACAAACCACGGTAGCCCAGGTGATGGTCCGCATGGTCGATCGCAGTCAGCGAGCCACTTCGCAGTCGAAGGCCATGGAACTGGCCCGTGAGCGACTCGCCCCCTACTCGCACTTGCGAATTACTGTGGATCCCATCGCCCGACTCGGAGGCGGCGGCATGCGTTCCGCTCCGGTACAGTACAATCTGCGGGGTGACGATCTCAATCAACTCACTCAGATCGCAGATACTCTAGTGGAGACACTGAAAGCGACCGAGGGCTTTGTCGATGTCAATACAACCAGTCAAAGTGGCAAGCCCGAACGGCCTTGTTGA
- a CDS encoding IS5 family transposase produces the protein MATKEKRTYKVTNWKEYNKSLIERGNITIWFSDEALENWEHPNDQTKVGRPFVFSDTAIECLLTIRELLKLPYRQTEGFGRSLVAMLGVEAAIPNYSSLAKRASKLNVSLDIANKRGDIDIVVDSTGMKVFGEGEWKMRTHGKSKRRTWRKLHLSVNPDTREIVAEILTENSCHDADAVPEMLEQVEQPVKKFHGDGSYDKWKVYEGLESEGIEPVIPPQHNAKIKQHGNSAEEPLPRDEAIRQIRRKGRRSWKEEVGYHRRSLAETTMYRVKQSFGSHLKNRVFENQQTEARLRCKIINQFTQLGLPQFEWS, from the coding sequence ATGGCTACGAAAGAAAAACGAACCTACAAAGTCACGAACTGGAAGGAGTATAACAAGTCGCTCATCGAGCGTGGAAACATCACTATTTGGTTTAGCGACGAGGCGTTGGAGAACTGGGAACATCCTAACGACCAGACAAAAGTCGGTCGCCCTTTTGTCTTCAGCGATACGGCGATCGAGTGCTTGCTGACGATTCGCGAACTGCTGAAACTTCCCTATCGGCAGACTGAGGGATTCGGCCGCTCGCTGGTGGCGATGTTGGGCGTCGAGGCAGCGATTCCCAATTATTCTTCGCTCGCCAAGCGAGCCAGCAAGCTGAATGTTTCGCTCGATATCGCTAACAAGAGGGGCGACATCGATATCGTGGTGGATAGCACCGGCATGAAAGTGTTTGGCGAGGGCGAATGGAAGATGCGGACGCATGGCAAGTCGAAGCGGCGGACATGGCGGAAGCTGCATTTGTCGGTGAATCCTGACACCCGCGAGATTGTGGCGGAGATTTTGACCGAGAACAGTTGCCACGATGCCGATGCGGTTCCCGAAATGCTGGAGCAGGTGGAGCAGCCCGTAAAAAAGTTTCACGGCGACGGTAGTTACGACAAGTGGAAGGTTTATGAAGGGCTGGAATCCGAAGGCATTGAGCCGGTGATTCCGCCGCAGCACAACGCCAAGATCAAACAACATGGCAACTCTGCGGAGGAGCCTTTGCCCCGGGACGAGGCAATTCGTCAGATTCGACGCAAGGGGCGTAGGAGTTGGAAAGAGGAAGTGGGCTATCATCGTAGAAGCTTGGCGGAAACGACCATGTACCGAGTGAAACAAAGCTTTGGGAGCCATCTCAAAAACCGAGTATTCGAAAACCAACAAACGGAAGCCCGCTTGCGCTGTAAAATCATCAATCAATTCACCCAACTCGGGCTTCCACAGTTCGAGTGGAGTTAG
- a CDS encoding efflux RND transporter permease subunit: MVQQGQPELSIAINRDRASDLGVKVESLGKAINQLVGGQAISTFETGGDNIDVRVRLVGDDRQHASALETLPMRTSDGSLTELRNIASVSNTFGPVTIERQNRRRQVTVLANLADGKPLAEAVQQVESLAQEIGLPTGVEGVFTGTAETMAESFASMLFALVLAVVLTYMVLAAQFESFVHPLTIMISLPLSIGGALGALALTGRTLNIFSMIGMVMLMGLVTKNAILLVDYTNLLRRRGTARDDALRQAGPTRLRPILMTTCSTIAGMIPIAIGLGEGSESRAPMGACVVGGMITSTLLTLVVIPVVYSLMDQFSTWVVRWFSHDQSTNELASPALLDHTSQQQLPSPTPSTISAASAKIAS, encoded by the coding sequence ATTGTTCAACAAGGCCAGCCCGAACTATCGATCGCCATCAATCGTGACCGAGCTTCCGATTTAGGGGTGAAGGTGGAATCGCTTGGCAAAGCGATCAACCAACTCGTCGGCGGCCAGGCGATCTCCACCTTCGAAACCGGTGGCGACAACATCGATGTCCGTGTTCGCCTGGTGGGTGACGATCGCCAGCACGCCAGCGCCCTCGAAACGCTGCCGATGCGTACTTCGGATGGCAGCCTGACGGAGCTTCGCAACATTGCCTCAGTTAGCAATACGTTCGGCCCGGTGACCATCGAGCGGCAAAACCGACGTCGTCAGGTGACAGTTCTGGCGAACCTTGCGGACGGAAAACCCTTGGCCGAAGCGGTGCAGCAAGTCGAGTCGCTCGCTCAAGAGATTGGCTTGCCCACCGGAGTCGAAGGAGTCTTCACCGGCACGGCCGAAACCATGGCCGAGTCGTTTGCCAGTATGCTTTTCGCCTTGGTGCTGGCAGTAGTCCTCACTTACATGGTGCTGGCCGCTCAGTTTGAAAGCTTTGTCCATCCCCTCACCATCATGATCTCGCTACCGCTGTCGATCGGTGGAGCACTCGGGGCGTTGGCTTTGACTGGCCGTACGCTCAACATCTTCAGCATGATTGGAATGGTGATGCTGATGGGCTTGGTGACCAAGAATGCCATCCTACTGGTCGACTATACGAACTTGCTTCGCCGGCGCGGGACCGCCCGAGACGATGCCCTGCGCCAAGCCGGACCTACAAGATTACGTCCGATCCTGATGACCACCTGCTCGACCATCGCCGGCATGATTCCGATTGCGATTGGCCTCGGCGAGGGTTCGGAGTCGCGAGCACCGATGGGAGCGTGCGTTGTGGGAGGGATGATTACCTCGACACTGCTAACCCTGGTGGTAATTCCAGTGGTTTACAGCCTGATGGACCAGTTTTCGACTTGGGTCGTGCGATGGTTCTCACACGACCAATCAACAAACGAACTGGCTTCGCCTGCGTTGCTGGATCATACAAGTCAGCAGCAACTCCCTAGCCCTACTCCTTCGACAATCTCTGCGGCTTCCGCCAAAATTGCGTCGTGA